From the genome of Pungitius pungitius chromosome 20, fPunPun2.1, whole genome shotgun sequence:
GCGTGTTGAGTGACAACGTGCTCATTTTCTCTATACAGATAGCTTTCCTTTGGCTTTCGGAGATGCCGCTTGTGGTTCTCGGAGCCCTCGGGCGGAAAAGGCAATAGACGGCAGCAACAATCTGAGGATTGTTGCATAAGCTCCGGGTTATGCTCCACCCTCTGAATCCCTCCACCCACCAACAACCTGCAAATAGACGTAATCATAGCTTCATCTTCATGACGGTCCTTGAACATATCTCTCAGAAAAACAATTGTTTAATTTCCTCAAATAAACCTTTTGCGTCACGGATACGGTAAAGGTACgaggttgtttttatttgttggagGGGGGGCTGCTAGCTTTTCTATGATTGGAGGGAGTCACAGAGAGGAGGTGATGCTGTGATCTTCCCAATGGGCCATTTGGTACCAGCTGcagaataaataacattttatcaTTTCACCGATCCTCTCTAAATGACATGCACTTGTCAGTCATTTCCCAACCGTACGTTCCGCCCCGATAGACAAACAACCTCCCCACCCGACTGTAACTCTGACTGAGTGGGCGAGTGTCAACCTCCCACTCCTTTTGTCTCAGCACTGTTTAGTGAAGGTGTGACTCAgactttgttcttcttctcaggtgtgtgtgtgtgtgtgtgtgtgtgtgttgaggactTTGTCTCCTCACAGTGTCCCCCTTTCCTTCTAAGGGGAATGCTAGTTGGGCGGTGCAGTCAAGGTGCTGACGCGCTgtgagaggagtgtgtgtgtgtgtgcccgtccTCACCTCCCTGGTGGGTTCATTTGGAGGTTTAAGATCGGGTTGTGAGGGGAAGGAGAGCGACCAGCTTCTTCCTGCCACCGCtaatgacgtccaccttaatcgtccggttgtgaaagctcgcatttcctcaaaacgatcatttgcgATGTTTCTGGGCTTTTTCCGGCGACCGCCACCGAGTTGAAATGAAACtgtaacgtgttactttgagtgcgcagtgatatggaacgctgggGTCAATGTGAAGAGGTGCTGtgcattatcgctgaataatgcacgctggatttcatctacccgtgttataagtAATTGAATAGAATACttggcctgtttttgtttttaagaacTCATTCAATTCTGTTATAAATGTGACTGTGACTGTTAATGTTTAGTGTAGCGTGTAAGGTAGGCATACCAGCAGTAGAGCTTACTAACCCTAATTTCTTAAATAGAATACTTTATTAAGGCCGGCCTGAACTTACGGGTACAGACGATTCGACCCTGACCGTAAAACTCCTCAGGATGAGCATTTCATGATGAGGAAGCACCTTTGCTGGTGGAACAGAGAACATCCCCCTTATGGCCATTTTTGGTGTATCTCTTAATGTTTtgcaggaggtgaagaaggaaTCCAAAGAGGTGAAAGAAACAAAGAGTGAGCCAAAAGAGGAGGCCTCCCAGCCCCAGAGGAGAGACAAGAGCGCGGGCAACGTGGCCAACCTGGTCCAGAGGATGAGCACCATCGGCATCCCAACCGGAGGCTTCCTGCCTCAGCCACCAGCCGCCTCAAAGAGTAAGACGCTCTGCTTTCTGTCTGCTCCAGaggttctcctctctctctgatgcACTCCCACACTCCTCCCCAGTAGATGGTGAGAACTCGTGTCGTCTCGGATGTGATCCAGGAACTGATTATCTGGATCATGACCAAGCTAAACACTGTTTGCCTTTGAGTTACAGACGGACACCAACATTTCCCCGACCTTCAAACAACCTTTGAGACCTTCTTGGGTGGGAGGCAGTAAGGGAAATATAACGTTAGTAGAAAGGGTTTGTGGGCAGCAGGTAATGCTGGAGATGATACAGAGTTTGAACAGAAGAACAGGCAATGAGTTGTTGTCCATCACACCGTTCGACATGAAGCCAGCAACCTTTTTGCTCTTTCCtgctttttgttgcttttgttcttGTGGACCTGTCGGGGCCCATTGAGGCGTTAGCGGTATGTGCAACGAGGAGTGGAAAGTTATAAACGCTAAAAAAGCTGTCCAGATTTGCTTGGGGGGTGCATATGGCGCTGCATATCAGCGCTGCATATGGATTAGAAAATAGATTAGAAAAATCTGCAATCCAACAACAAACCAGAGCTGGTGACCAACTATAAAGTACAATGGGGGTTCACAGAGCCCATCGCTAAAAGATGCTTtgggctctctctctcacacacacacacacacacacacacacacacacacacacacacacagcttagcTCTTCCCCCGTTTGaccaaacaacacaaactcCAACTCCAACTGGATGCTGACTGGTGTGTTGTCGTCTCCCACAGAGCCCAAGAGGAGAAAGTGCAAAGTCCTGTTTGACTACCAGCCGCAGAACGAGGACGAGCTGGAGCTGAAAATCGGAGACGTCGTCGACGTCATCGAAGAGGTACTTTTTGAGCGCCTGCATCAACACGGATGACTTTCaatttgcattattattatttctgtttcGAGAGGCTGAGTGAAGCGAGGGGCAAAGTCCTTTCCTGACCATCCAGACGAGCAGTTTTCAGCTGCTGACCTTTTTTTGGTGTTTAGGATAAACAAGGTGCTCGCTGGGTTGAAATTGGAGACGCTGTGGTTGTATTCTTCCAAACACTCAATGCATTCAACTGCTGGTTTGGGGTCTGAACTGGGGAGAGTTAGATGGGAGAGTTAGATGTGCGCTATCATGACTCTTTATGACAAATAACAACTGCAACAAAAGCACATTTCACTTTTCATGCTCTTAAATGTTGTATTCCCCCcgcacatgtctgtgtgtgcatgcaacGGACACACTATCCCCCACTGCACCTGGAAGCCCCTAACAACCTTCCATTCTAATGGCCGAAACATTCCATTACTGGGTCACATTCTGTAAATCTCCCCATGTGTCCcctgtgcaggtggaggagggctgGTGGAATGGCAACTTCAACGGCAAGTCAGGGCTGTTTCCCTCCAACTTTGTCAAAGAGCTGGACGCCACAGGAGAGGACGGAGACACCAGCGAAGGGGCCGCAGACGAGACCGGTGAGACGGGCCAGCGTAGTTTCAACAGCATGGGAGAAGACGTGTTTGTACTAAATGGTGAAGGGTTGgttcttctttgtctttaacTGAGGCTGTAATCAGATCGATCTCTTGCTTGAAACCTGGCTCACTGGAACAAACCTGTCAGGTGTCTCTTGCATTCCAGGCTACAGGTGCTACGCCACGTACACATTGGCTAAATGTCGCAGTCATTGTCGTGGATCAGGTCTTCCTTTAATGCATCCACTACTTATCTAATGGAAAAGGAGTGCTCTCACTGACTTTCAACTAGAACACCTAGACGCAACACACAAACTCAAGTCACAGGACATTGTGAATACAGTTTGAATCGAGAGTCcaacaggaaaaacaagatCTTCAATACTCCCCCCTCTAGTTACGGAGCAGCACAATAACAGGCCCTGTTAGCATGTGACCTCACCTTCCCTCACATCGATCTCAGAGCTTCTCCAAACCGCCCTACGGCCAGTCAAACGAGGTGCAGTACGGGTGAAGCAAGTCCTGACAGGAATGGCTGAGGCTTCCAACGTGTTTAAGCCTGATCAAACTAAATAGCGACAAGCTATGGCCCACTGGCACTAATGGAATAacaatgtacactcaccggccactttattaggtaccccatgctagtaacgggttggacccccttttgcctttagaactgcctcaattcttcgtggcatagatttaacaaggtgctggaagcattcctcagggagtttggtccatattgacatgatggcatcacacagttgccgcagatttgtcggctgcacatccatgatgcgaatctcccgttccaccacatcccaaagatgctctattggattgagatctggtgattgtggaggccatttgagtacagcgaactcattgtcatgttcaagaaaccagtctgagatgattccagctttatgacatggcgcattatcctgctgaaagtagccatcagaagttgggtacattgtggtcataaagggatggacatggtcagcaacaatactcaggtaggctgtggcgttgcaacgatgctcaattggtaccaaggggcccaaagagtgccaagaaaatattccccacaccatgacaccaccaccaccagcctgaaccgttgatacaaggcaggatggatccatgctttcatgttgtagacgccaaattctgaccctaccatccgaatgtcgcagcagaaatcgagactcatcagaccaggcaacgtttttccaatcttctattgtccaatttcgatgagcttgtgcaaattgtagcctcagtttcctgttcttagctgaaaggagtggcacccggtgtggtcttctgctgctgtagcccatctgcctcaaagttcgacgtactgtgcgttcagagatgctcttatgcccaccttggttgtaacgggtggttatttgagtcactgttgcccttctatcagctcgaaccagtctggccattctcctctgacctctggcatcaacaaggcatttccgcccacagaactgccgctcactggatgttttttctttttcggaccattctctgtaaaccctagagatggttgtgcgtgaaaatcccagtagattagcagtttctgaaatactcagaccagcccttctggcaccaacaatcatgccacgttcaaagtcactcaaatcacctttcttccccatactgatgctcggtttgaactgcaggagattgtcttgacaatgtctacatgcctaaatgcactgagttgccgccatgtgattggctgcttagaaattaagtgttaacgagcagttggacaggtgtacctaataaagtggccggtgagtgtatatcacaatggtgtgtgtgtgcattttagGATCCTGTCTAAAGTTGCGCCACCCTTGTTTCATTGTGTTGGTGTACCTTAGACAGGCttttatgaatgaatattttcatatttagtAATGCTTTATTGTGATCTGTGTATACATTCTATGGCCACCCGGTGGCTGAAAGGGGATTGACAGATATTTCCAGTCCTGTCTTACTGTCCAACTCACCAACTGCAATGTCAAACTTCTTGTACGTCGAAcacattttggcaataaatgttcctgagtAAGATGTGATTAAAGCTTGACCAGTGCTGTCTCTCCTCCCGCAGATGAAAGTGGGATGGAAAGCGCTGGCGCCCCCCCTGCGTCCCCGCAGCCCGCCGCTGGCAACGGAGTCATCGCTCAGCCCAAGAAGATCCACGGCGTGGGCTTCGGGGATATTTTCAGGAAGGGGTCGGTGAAGCTAAAGGCCCGGCTGCCAAGCACCGagtcagaggagaagaaggagaaagtgaGTGAGACGCAACATGCGCTGTTTGAAACACCATGTCTCTGAATGTGCAACACGTTAAAAGGCTCTGGGAACACACTGCAGATCATCATTACTCGGTAACCAACCTTTTACCTTTTTGGCAAACATTGGGTAGAGATGTTTGCCACTGGTGACGCGCTCACGGACCATCTGAAAACCCACAACAAGCACGGTTGTTTGATCGTGGCTCCGATGAACGGTGTATTTCAGGTGTACTTGATCATTGTATGTCAAATCACACGTACAATCAACTCATGCAAATGAAACGTTTCCATCTGTGGTTTATGCAAATTAACCAAAGTGCTGCACGTAGGCACATGTGAGGGTCTCTTAGCTACATCTATCCCACACGCGTATCCTGTCAAGAAGTACTTGCCCCATTGCTGGGTTCTTATTTCtatgcattgtttttgtggtgACACCCTGACTACGCAGAAGAACCTCATGCACACGTTGACCTGCTGACGTAGCACGTAGCGTCGCCTCACTACAGCAGCGTGCAACTCAGCCCTGAAGCCCTTCCCTtccttctcgctcctcctctcacctgcaATAGCTTCCTCCGCTGGCCTCCACTCGCATGTCTCATGTCTCACGCTCGTCCTCCATTTGGTCCCCGAGTTTGGGCCTGGTTACTTTTAGCAGGTTGATTGATGCTTTAGTTTCTTTTCCTAGAGCATgacagtgctctttatttacgTGTAGTTTAATCCTGTGACTGACTAATCATCACCTACaagctgtgacatcacttccttagAAAAAGGTAGAATCCTCCTGAGTTTCACAGTTGACTGTTAttgcctaatccttctttctttccataTATTCTACAATCCAAAAAGGGGGGGTCcatcattatattattatttatctattttCATTTGATAACATTCTGTGGTTTCTCAACGGCATTCCCATGGTAATCAACACAAGATTCTGCTCAAAGTACATAGTGCTTTACGActtagaaataaaaagaaaactatttaaaacCCCTTTCCACCTGACGTGGGTTTGTGCCTGATTGCTACATAAAGTTTACATCCTCGTATTCAGGTATCAAATGAGTCCTAAACAGGCCACAGAATGAATCAGCATTTTGTGAGTTTCTGGCATGCAAGGCATGCACTTCATTCTTTTTAGCTTGGTCTTTTTTGGATTCTCAATACCTGCTTTATGTTTGCTGTCTTTGAGGACTGAGGAGGAAAACTGATACAAGTGCGTTCAGAACCTCCCTTTGATGACACTGCTGTCTGCCGAGTGAGCGTTTCcatctcagacccccccccccccccccctctcgtagAAGACACGCCCCTTTTTAATATCCCTTTAACCAACAGGAGAAATTTACTGCACCCCTCTCACACATACAAAGCAGACAGAGTTCGACACACACCCGTCTCACTGACGGGACATCCACTCATGTGCAATAAATCATTTCCATCTGTATGGTTTGCTTCATTTTAGCCAATCCCATCATTACCATCCGCTGCAAAGCCCGCCCATCCCAACATGACAGAGTCGCAGAGAGCCGACGGAGACGGCAAATCCAAAGGTAAAGGACCAAAATGTACTGCAGAGGGCGCTTTGACGTGTGGAGGAATGTGttctgtcccctctgtgtgTCCAGCATGCTACCTCAGCCTAACATGTGACATGACCTAGAGCTCCTCTGTGTGGCTTTGTTATGATGAAACTTATTAAGAAATATGTTTGTGTTCATCTCAGCCGTCCCTCATTCTGTCTGTCCTCAGCTAAAGAGTACTGCAAGGTCACGTTTGCCTTTGAGGGGACAAATGAGGACGAGTTGACCATCAAGGAGGGCGATGTCATCCACATCCTGAGCAAGGTAAGCGTTCCTGCTCCTCTAAGGGAAACGGTCCATGTCATCACCATCTTCGACCCAATCCACTGGGTTCTAAATGGCAGCGACGTCCACGGCTCCAGCTGCAGAAGTGTAATGCacagaaatattcaaaatagGATCAAGATATAGTCTACTTACTCTGGAATTTCCAAACAGGCCGTTCAGTTTGAGGGATCATTTGAAGCTGGAGGATTGTCTTTACAAACTATTTCCCTCTGTATGTTCTGAGATTgggattttaaataattttacaaatgaaaatacTGAATGGTTGTGAATGATGTTGAATGTGTATGTATGACTGGAATGGATGTGTAATGCCACAATAAATGAGAAACGTCCCTAGAGACGATCCCAACGTCCACCCTGAAGCCTTTCCTTACTTACCTCTGTTAAACGGGAGACTGCTTCGGCACTTTGCTGCTCTTTGATTTGACTCATTTCTCATAAGATGAGAAGGAATTTCAtatgttttgctgtttttcatcAAAATAGCACGAATGAGGGGGATGGGGAGGTCCGTAATCTCCAGGAGTAGAACGCTAGCGCCACCCagtggagaaagaggagaagtgaTCCCTGGTGTTCTGCACGGCACTTTGATCCAACTGTTTTCCTTGGATTCAGTGACATGTCGGAATAGACGGCCAATCGGAGAGAAAGTTACGTTTTTTATTTGGCGGTGTGCGGCAGGACACTGGAGAGCCCGGCTGGTGGCGAGGGGAGATTGGGGGCAAGGACGGCGTCTTCCCAGACAACTTTGTGGTCCTGGTGTcagaagcagagaaagaggtGGGATCACATCCAttcagtcttttcttctttgaagcAAAACCAGACAAATACTCACACTTCTCAATGGTGAGGAGTTTCTCACTTGTAGGAATCCATTTGGGTTTTGGACTGTTTGTACATCAGAGCGTTTTAATGTAGTGTGAGGTTACAATGGGTCTCGCAACCCTCCAGCCCTATTTAATTAGTTCTCACCTTCCACCAGTTGAATCTGATTCACTTTGAGAATGTAACCCTTGAGGGGAATGTTTCAATTGacaaatattcattattttattcagAAATGGTAaggttatttatttgatttggcAATATATTAATGAATAGCAaccatattttttatttgtatttaataaaataaatgtgtaaaacagcttatttgttattttgatgtgTTTCAATGGGAGCACTTTTGAAAGACGCTTTCTAATGAACCTTTTACTAAATCACTGTCTCCACCTCTGCTTCTGGATGTGTGAtttgtttcggggggggggggggggtggggggttctgCTCCCTGTGTGATTGGGGGGGGTGCCAACAGTATGGGATATTGGTTCACTGTAGACACATTCTGCTTGTGTTGGTGTTGCAGACGCCCACGTCGAGGGGGTCGCTGAGGTCGCCTGCCAAGCAGGACTCTGAGGAGGTAAGCCCTGAGTGGGTCCCTGAAGGAGTCCTCCCACTCACAACCTCACCAATCACAGTGCACAGATCACATTCCTTCCTCTACGGTCGCTCAGCATGACGTCACAACCACCACTGGAACCcctgatcatgtgatcagccTGAAGGAAGTGAATCTGAAAATGATTTCCCCGGGTCTCGTCTCTTGGACTCAGTCCGtcacatgtgtttttgttagaCTTAAGTGGGTGGAACTCATGCCCCCTGGTGAGGTGTCGAGGGCCTGAGCTCCTTCATAAcagtttgtacattttgaaatgatatcTCCTTTGAGAGCAACACTGAGAGTCTGGATGTTGAACTCTTTTTCCGTCAGTGGTTGTTCAATGTAGATCAGTACACTTAATAAAGTGATGCTCAAAGTGCAATTTGAGGTACTTGTGACTACATTAGACAGTACTGTGTGTACTCCACTTATCCATACTGTTAAGTTGTGTATATAAAGTAGACAAGGAGCTCCACTTTTACCAACTTACTGAAAAGCATTATGTGAAAAAAGAATACTCTTTCTGGCAGCATATTTAGATGTGAATACTTTGACTTTAGTAGCATCTTCTTTGTAGTCTCACTGCTTTATTAAGGACATGAATCGAAGGGATACTGAAAGTTCATTAGTGTGTTTTTAGGTTTAGGATGAGCCCATGACACATGGTGATTCGTGGCTCCCTTTGTGCTCTTTAACCCCTGAATGCACTGGTTGTGACTTTGTAGTCATGTGACTGCATGGGCGCTTCGGGGAACTCCACATGGCATCACACAGAATTAAGCGGGCTCCAATCCGCTTTCCTGTgttgaaatgtaattttaggGATGGCCTGGGTGAACAGTTACTCGTGTTGGACGTGGTTGGAAGAATGTgatgtgtttctgctgctgctgccgtggtGCAGACCCAATGATCAcaaagatgaaacaaaaaacacttctaTTGTTGAATGATCAGAAAGTAGAAACTGGGAAACAACAACACGAGGCCTTGAGGGTCTGTTATACAATTTGATCTCTGTCCTATTACAGAACGGCTTTCCTGTCTTTTTACTGTATGTAGGTCATGTTCTAGGCTGTGGCTGTGGTACCTTTTTAGATGTGTGCTACTTTGTGCCGTACGGCTTTAGCATTCTGCAGTTGAGAAAGCAGATGTGAGTCACAATGGCTTATTtatctccctctgtctttctctcctgcCACCAGAAGCCGAAGAAGCCACCTCCTCCGTCGAAAAGCACCGGTAAGTAACCTGTGACGCCCTCGGCCGGTGCCAGCAGTCAGCGGGGAGTGTAAGGAAATGAAGCCACTTGATTTATTGCAGTAGACACACCTGGTTCTCCAACAAAAGCTCACCTCGTCCTGAATGGATTCTCCTTTTATACTCTTCCAGTGTGTGTCAGTAGATGCACTGAGTCAATGGTGTTCATTCAGGTTGAAGAATAAAGGATGGGTGAAAAAAACGTTTGTTGTTGTAGTTCTCATTTCAGTCACAAGAGCCCAGTCACAAGAGTGCAGCATTATAGAATTCTAAATTGAGCCAaagacattctttttttttctccatccatGTAGTTTCAAACCAATTAAGAAAACTTGTCACCGATGTCACATTACTTGCTAAGAAACAACGTGTGTACCTTGAGAAATATCCAACTCACATGGGAGAAATCCCCGACCCTTTTAATCCTATTAGGCACATCCAGCAGTGTTGCACGGCAACCTCtggtggctgaaacgagtattacaacaacaaaagccgATCAAATGATCCCAGCACAGAACCATTTGGAATGAAGTCAGACTTGTAAATGCCACAGGTCATAATCCTCACAGCTCTGTGCCCTTTCACAAACACCCCCCTCCCTAAACAACCCTGATTACTAAATCTGAGCATGTATGACCATCTCACATTAGTGCATGCAACATTGACACGCATTTTTCAGGTCAAATCAAAGTAAATTgaaactacaacaacaaaaaggccTAGACCCCCAGACTTTACCTGGTAAGAGTAAATTGTGTTCCCTTTACACCATGTTTCTGAAATCCCATCAGGGCTGAATCATTAATCTGTCAAGTGGCTGTGATCATTGGGTCAGGTGGTTTGGCAGGAGAATGGAGAACGCTCATGTGCAGAGCTCAGTGAGgacttttttcttcttggtCATCTCCTGGCCTCCGGTTGCCGAAATAATTTAAGTCACAGTGGAGCAAGCATTACATGTACTTGTTGTACCACATAATACATGCAACCTCTCCCAGAAGAGCTCCGTTCAAGAAGTATGCGCCACTTTCCCTTAAAGGGATTTCAGCAAACATAGAAGTAAAATGGAGCTTACTTTCATCATGGAGGGCCGATGTTAATGAGGCACTGAATAGTAAAGATTGCATAAGTGGGGGAGATTCTCCATTTTGATTGAGACATCTTTTTATCAATGCAATAATAAGAACTGATGAGAAGTAgggcggcacggtggtgtggtaaGTACTGACCGTGTTGGAGGTGTACGATGTGTTGTTCTTTCTCGCTTCTTAAGGACTCCACCATCTGCAGTCTGCAAAATGCACGTTTCCTGTCTGCACTGGAAGTGTTTGCATTCACTGTAAACCACTGCGTCTctatgtgacacacacacagtacagtgAGACGTATGAGACATGTGTATGCGACTGTCTCTCAGCACCTGCTAGTGAGCCAGAGCCTTACGgagtctgaatgtgtgtgttaagtTTCCACGTCATTGTCTGCTGAGTCTTCGTGTGGACAGACTGGACAGACTGTGGACCATGTTTGGTTTTTCAGCTCACAGGGCGGAGGTTCCCAGCGCCGAGAAGAAGCCCCATCCCACCAGGCCCGAGGACCGAGGTAGGACTTCCTCACCCTCTTTCCTCAGCGTCCTTCACAACGAGCGTGCTGTCCTCCGTGTCCCCACTGCTGACCTGACGGGGGACCATTTACCCAGCAGCCATTCTGTTTCTTTTTGAGTCATCTCTACCTTGTTTCCATTGGGACTTCTTTTGAAAGTAGTGGTTGCTTAGCAACCTCTTGCCTTGTGACTGATTGGTGTACACACCGATGACATGAATGTGTTGGTAGAATTTTTACCTGCTCGGCTGCTTGAAGTGAGGATATCTCAGTATGTTACGTCAGGCTGTAAACGTCTATTCGGAAAAACAAGGCCTTAAAACTACCAACTTTGAGTAAGCGAGTACAAACGATGGGATGTTGTGACTTTGCACATATGTCAAAATCACATGATTgttaaaaagcagcttatggaGAAACAATAATGCAACGATGActttgaaatgaatacaaacatCATTTAAGAAGACGATAGCACAATGTAACCTCTTTCCAAAGTCTCTATGACATTCCTTTAATCTTCAGTGGGTGTTTTGATTCACAGCAGACAACAAAACtacctttcctcctcctcaagtTCCTCTGCCGAGGTTTAACCCTCACCGACTCATTTCCTGCTCGTCAAACCTATTACCCACAGTGTCTTTTGTGTCACTTACAGCTTCCACCCTTCCAACATCAGTCAACATTTGTCCTTTGCTCCCAGCTTGTCCCCTCACATTAAACAAGTACACGCCAGGTCCCCCCTTCACATACACTGACTGTAAGTCATGTTAAAGTGAGCAAATCTCCTTTGATCCTCATCACACTCTTGCTCGACACCTcatctttttgaaatgtttgcaaCTAGAAAATGAACacgttcctgtttgtttttgacgTTATTGCGTTGACTCACAAAGCGAGTCAAAGTGAGCACAGATTGTTATTACGTAAGAATATAAGAAATCATCTCTGGCTCGCTGCTGAGAAGCTTTGAGTTTGTCAATGTTCTCCTGGGATACCGTCGTTTTTGTGCCTCATCTGAATGATGGAGGCAACCATCTGTCAATGTGGATGGAGGTTCTCTCttatggtggttctacctgatggtggttctatctgatggtggttgtccctgcagtggtcctgccgtacacctgttctgctacttgcgaTTACTggtatcatttctgttgtaggacttgaatgtattgtacatcttttacattgttgattctgtacacatgacatccattgcagtctgtccatcctgatagaaggatcctcctctgatgttctcactaaggtttcttcccttttttccccattgaagggttttttggggagtttttcctgtgccgatgtgagggttttaggacagaggatgtttcatgtgtacagactgtaaagctctctGAGGCTAAATTggaatttgcaattttgggctatacaaaataaaatgaattgacttGAATCACAGTGagcccgccctaaagcattccCTGCTTTATGTTCTATGAGACTGGAAATTCAACATCCTTCACTAAATCAACACCATGCTGCATTGGAAAAGACTCAAAACTAAAGAGCGAGACCATAAAATCATGTTTACCGAAGTAAGAAATGAAGTTAGAAacagtcattttattattaagATAAATAAGAGGCACTCCAAACAATGACACAGTGCTACTAGACCACAAGACGTTCAGCTGAGGACAAACTGAGCAAATAAGCTGGTTGAACATCCATTTGTCCTGGTCACTTTATCACAGCACAAAACAAAGGGACTTTTGACTTTTAGACTCCGACTTGTAAAGGATTTTCATCGGGTTCCCTGTGCACCCATGTTAAGGTGGAGTCATGTTTTGCCTCGGTTTCATCAACATCTTGTTCCACCTGTCCACTCACC
Proteins encoded in this window:
- the cd2ap gene encoding CD2-associated protein isoform X2, with the protein product MEVLVEYDYDALHEDELTLRLGDVIKNVHYIDEDGWMEGDLNGKRGLFPDNFVKEVKKESKEVKETKSEPKEEASQPQRRDKSAGNVANLVQRMSTIGIPTGGFLPQPPAASKKPKRRKCKVLFDYQPQNEDELELKIGDVVDVIEEVEEGWWNGNFNGKSGLFPSNFVKELDATGEDGDTSEGAADETDESGMESAGAPPASPQPAAGNGVIAQPKKIHGVGFGDIFRKGSVKLKARLPSTESEEKKEKPIPSLPSAAKPAHPNMTESQRADGDGKSKAKEYCKVTFAFEGTNEDELTIKEGDVIHILSKDTGEPGWWRGEIGGKDGVFPDNFVVLVSEAEKETPTSRGSLRSPAKQDSEEKPKKPPPPSKSTAHRAEVPSAEKKPHPTRPEDRVDRPDPKPSKPAAPMVPPKKPVPPPGKGRPGGFVPKRPDKPLAPSPNLKHNGEVPSTRPKSDLEPLVPAKPRTLSGEAGEKSSDTDLISFEEMSSTSEKLSHLTANRPKMPGRRLPAQFGRGPSPTKEVSVEKSLKVDDVDPAAKPKLTETRKPSTNSLSQTPPPIGPDCTSAKAKPSPAAAPSPEGGTRLEADEANAELDELRGQMKKLLLSVELLKAQQTKEIAELRGELDEERLKRVALQVEIDKLKRSVHST
- the cd2ap gene encoding CD2-associated protein isoform X1, with translation MEVLVEYDYDALHEDELTLRLGDVIKNVHYIDEDGWMEGDLNGKRGLFPDNFVKEVKKESKEVKETKSEPKEEASQPQRRDKSAGNVANLVQRMSTIGIPTGGFLPQPPAASKKPKRRKCKVLFDYQPQNEDELELKIGDVVDVIEEVEEGWWNGNFNGKSGLFPSNFVKELDATGEDGDTSEGAADETGETGQRSFNSMGEDVFVLNDESGMESAGAPPASPQPAAGNGVIAQPKKIHGVGFGDIFRKGSVKLKARLPSTESEEKKEKPIPSLPSAAKPAHPNMTESQRADGDGKSKAKEYCKVTFAFEGTNEDELTIKEGDVIHILSKDTGEPGWWRGEIGGKDGVFPDNFVVLVSEAEKETPTSRGSLRSPAKQDSEEKPKKPPPPSKSTAHRAEVPSAEKKPHPTRPEDRVDRPDPKPSKPAAPMVPPKKPVPPPGKGRPGGFVPKRPDKPLAPSPNLKHNGEVPSTRPKSDLEPLVPAKPRTLSGEAGEKSSDTDLISFEEMSSTSEKLSHLTANRPKMPGRRLPAQFGRGPSPTKEVSVEKSLKVDDVDPAAKPKLTETRKPSTNSLSQTPPPIGPDCTSAKAKPSPAAAPSPEGGTRLEADEANAELDELRGQMKKLLLSVELLKAQQTKEIAELRGELDEERLKRVALQVEIDKLKRSVHST